The segment cctcgggcctgggaaCTGGACACCCGGACTGGTGGACGACGCGGGCTGGAGGCCCCGCTCCCTGTCCCCCGCTTCTTCTCCCGAACCCACCCCGACCATCTGCCAGTTAGACGGCACCCCCTCTAGTTCTgtcttctttaataataaaaaatagggAGACACACATACGTaagcacgcacgcacgcacacaaccGCACACACAGCCCAGTCGCCCTTCCCTCCCCTACCAGGACATCCACACCTCCCCCATAATGTAAAAACGGAGCTCACAGGTTCCAGGCCCATCgggtggaccacctccttcccctccccaatccaaCACCAGAGAAACAGTAGAACATGAGCAGGAAGAGAAAAGAACCCTCAAAAACTGGTCCCTTGAATCCCACAgcaaaaagagggaaaggagacccATCCTATGAATGAAGGGGTGCTGGgcaccaccccaccccaaccaagttaagtgccttggcctggccctgccccctgACCTGACAGTgccaaccccctcccctctcaccccagagtcaggaggcctgggggcagggagggagaatctAGCCCCCTGCCCTCTCAGCTACGAATCAGTGCCGGCCGGAGGGGTCTGGGTCAGGGCTGGCCGAGGTAGAGGGGCCGGTGGAGGGGAGGGCGAcgggcgggggccggcgggggcagGGGGTCCCTGGTGGCGTTGCCGGGGGCCGGGCGGAGGGAGGGTGGCACGGTGGAGCTCTTGATGTGGATCACCCGAGTGTCCATCACCTCACACTCGATCTGCATCATGACCTCGTAGTCCCCGGGGCCTCTGCCGGACAATGTCTCTAcaccggaggggcggggggagagaagaaCTCACGTCAGACCCCTTTCGACTCGGGCTTCTCCAAGGCTATCAGGCAAAACAGCAGTGttgcccccaccccgccaccttcTCAGCAGCCAGTGCGGCTTCTCTACTAgatccgttcattcaattgtatttatcgagcgcttactgcgtgcaaagcgctgtgctaagtgatgGATCGCCCCAGACACTCTCCCCTACCAGAAGTCTCCTGCTTCTTGCTCTCCCCCCGGCCCTCagggctctcctcccttccttcggcCCACTGCGGGCGCTCCCCTTCTTGCCCCCTGCCCGGGCCCGCTCCAACCCCTGCCGTGGAGGCATTCCCTCGTTACCGTTGGGGGCCATGGCGGGCATCACTAAGGACATCTTGGGCCGGGACGTCTTGTTGTGGCTGATGGCTGGCAGGAGCAGGTGGTCCTAGGGAGCCCCGAAGAAGTAGAGCGTGGCtggcgggagggtgggcaagCGGGCCCCGATGCCCCCTCCGCCCGGCCACCACTCTCCTGccatccccaaccccctccccatcccccccgccttacctccttcccctccccacagcacctgtatatacatacatatgtttgtacgtatttattactctattttatttgtacatatttattctatttatttgatttggttaatatgttttgtttggttctccgtctcccccttctagactgtgagcccgctgctgggtagggaccgtctctatatgttgccaacctggacttccgaagtgctcagtacagtgctctgcacacagtaagcgctcactaaatacgattgaatgaatgaataaacacgattgaatgaatgaatgaataaatacgattgaatgaatgaatgaatgttgggtagggaccatctctatatgttgccaatttggacttcccaagcgcttagtacagtgctctgcacacaataagcgctcaataaatacgattgaatgaatgaatgaatgaatgttggggcgggaccgtctctatatgttgccaacttggacttctcaagcacttagtacagagctctgcacacagtaagcactcaataaatgaatgaatgttggggagggaccgtctccatatgctgccaacttggacttcccaagcgcttagtacagtgctctgcacacagtaagcgctcactaaatacgattgaatgaatgaataaatacgattgaatgaatgaatgttggggagggaccatctctgttgccaacttggacttctcaagtccagtgctctgcacacagtaagtgctcaataaatacgacgaatgaatgaatgaatgttggggagggaccatctctctatgttgccaacttggacttcccaagcgcttagtccagtgctctgcacacagtaagcgctcaataaacacgattgaatgaatgaatgttggggagggaccgtctctctatgttgccaacttggacttcccaagcgcttagaacagtgctctgcacacagtcagcgctcaataaatacgactgaatgaatgaatgaaccccaagccCGGGGCGCTGGaacggggaggggcaggggggaggcctCACCCGGCGGAAGGAGACGACGTAGAAGGTGTCCTCGCGCCTGTCGATGGCATCCAAGAATTCCGGCTCCGAGTGCTTGGGGTGGCGGTAGAGCTGCAGCTGGCTCAGGGACTCCCTGAGGGGCGGAGGGGCAAAGATGGGTTGGGGGACCCCAGTGGGGAGGGCCTCTGGGACGCCCCCCTGGGAAATAGGAGGCGTCTGGGCCTCTGCCCCGGGGGATCAACTCGCCTTTCAGGAGGGCCAGGAGGGTGCGGGGGGACGGTGCGGGCCGGAGGTGACTTCATCCGTAGTTGAGCCTTCTAAAAGAGGAGGGGGGGTGCAACAGTGTGAGGGTTGGGCCGGACACCGCCCTCGCGGCTCCCCAGGGCTGCCCCACCCCGGCAGGCACCCCGTTTCCCAACGCCGGGgctcccacctgcctctcccGTGCCCTCCGGGGCTGGGGGCTTCTCTTCCGCCCGCTCTGGTGCCGCTGGACCCAGCCGCTCAGTTCATCGGCCAGCCTGGGGCGGGGAGGTCAAAGGTCAGCCTCACCCTCCCCTACCGCGCCGCCTCTGTCACCTTAGGCTGGCTCTCTCTCTACTACTAAAGGCTCAGGTTTTGTTTTTGACTTATTTACTGTATCaggcgcttacaacgtgccaagccgtgttctgggcgctggggtagattcattcatttgatcgtatttattgatgatggtgatggtatttattaagcgcttactatatgcaaagcactgttctaagcgctggggaggttacaaggggatcaggttgtcccacggggggctcacagtcttgatccccatgatgatgatgatggtatttattaagcgcttactatgtgcaaagcactgctctaagcgctggggaggttacaaggtgatcaggttgtcccacgaggggctcagtcttcatccccatttcacgaaTGAGGCAACtggttgagcacgtactgtgtgcggagcactggactaaatgcttgggaagtccaggttggcaacatctagagatggtccctacccaacagcgggctcacagtctagaagagggagacagacgacaaaacaaaacatattgacaaaataaagtaaatagaataaatatgtacaaatagagtaataaatacaaacacatatacgtatacacaggtgctgtggggaggggaaggaggtaaggcggggggatggggagggggagaggaaggagggggcaagtcaaggttggacacagtctaagtaggagggagaacgggcactgaattcccatttttagcggagggaactgaggcacagagaagcaaactaACTTGCCCCCAGTCTAAGTACGGGGGAGAAcgggcactgaattcccatttttagcggaaggaactgaggcacagagaagcaaactgacttACCCCCAGTCTAAGTAcgggggagaacaggcactgaattcccattttttcgggaaggaaggtgaggcacagggaagtgaactgactcgcccAGGTTCACCCAGCAGGTCGGTGGCCCAGCTGGTttgagaacccaggtgccctgacgcccaggcctgggcgcttcccaccaggccacactgcgcCTCTAGTTCCGCGTTCCCATCTCCTTTCAATCTATACTCATTCCCACGGCATCAACTACCACCTCCCtggggatgactcccaaatctacctcaaccacctctgttgtattggactcccttagtacagtgctctattctatttatttacatatctatttatttacatatctatgctatttattttattttgttacatatctattctatttatttatttatttgtttgttttgttttgttagtatgtttggttttgttctctgtccccccgttttagactgtgagcccactgttgggtagggactgtctctatatgttgccaatttgtacttcccaagcgcttagtaccgtgctctgcacatagtaagcgctcaataaatacgattgatgatgatgatgcagtcagcgctcaacaaagcagcacgggcgtgggagtccggaggacctgagttccaaccctacctctgccagctgcctgctgggtgacctcaggcaagtcacttattttctctatgcctcagtttcctcaaccgtaaaatggggactcaatcctccttcctccaacctacaccttgagccccatttgggacagcgaccgtgtccaaccggaaAAACTAGCTCTccaagtgcctgacacgtagtaagtgcttaattattaagtgcttaataatccccctcgtccccctctccatccccccatcttacctccttcccttccccacagcacctgtatatatgtttgtacatatttattactctctatttatttattttacttgtacatatctattctatttattttattttgttagtatgtttggttttgctctcttgtctcccccttttagactgtgagcccacttttgggtagggactgtctctatatgttgccaatttggacttcccaagcgcttagtacagtgctctgcacatagtaagcgctcaataaatacgattgacgatgatgatgatgatacataccattggaaaaaacgGCCGAGGTGGTTGGCGGGACGCTGGCTTTTCGTAAGCTATCTGTGCACGGGTGAGGCCCGCCACCTCTCCCGGGTGGCCCCGGGGCAGCCAAGGCGCAGGGGGCCCCATCCCCAGCTGGTCCGGCACCGCAAGGACAGGTGACCCCGAGCCCGGCCAGTCTGACCCCCGCCCCCTTACCGCAGGGACTCGGTGCGGTTGAAGTGGCGGCAGTCTGGAGACAAGAAGAGCTGGTCCAGATCTCTGAGCAGCAGCTCCTTCATGCCCCCGGGGTAGGCGGTCAGGTTCCTGGGGGGGGGGACGGCGGGGCTCAGGGCGGGGTGCAAGGGCCACCCCAGCTGCAGAGGGGGAGCCTCTCGTcgtccccttccaccccctcatACATCCACGGGGGAGCCATGCCCGCCCTTACCTGAAGCGGGGCCGGCTGGGGGTGCTGGGCCGGGGCTCCTCCAGGGCCGGGGGGACCTCCCGGGGCGGGTCCCCCGAGAACTCCAGCAGGTGCCTCCGGGGTCGCggctccacccccttctcccggagCGAGGTGGGGGCCGAGGGTGAGTCGGTGATGCTGGGGGCGGAAACGGCGGGGCGACGGCGAGGGGGACGGGTGCCAGTcagcccccatccttccccaggcTGCTCCCCCCCGTAGGCACCCCCCCCAGACTGCCCCGCTAGtccttttgggtgggggggggtcagcAGGGGCTGTGCCAACgacggggctggagggagaagcccAGCCTGTACCAAAAGGACTGAGGGGCGGGCGGAATGAGGACCATCGGAAAGGACGAGGACACAGACGTCAGACAGCGGTGGTTCAGTGGGAGAATTTTTGCCTGCCACACTggaggcccgggttcgattcccggccaacGCATCGGGCTattttacgagaagcagcgtggcctagcggatagagcacgggcctgggagtaagaaggaaatgggctctgatcccggctctaccacttgtccactgtgtgacctttggcaagtcattttgcttctctgggcctcgctcaagtcatctgtaaaatggggattaagatggtgagcccagtgtgggacagagactgtgatgagcttggatgtaccccagcgcttagtacagcacctggcacgtagtaagggcttaaaagacAGCACAGTTATTCTTACCACCCTGAACGCGGAAATACGCGCAGGGAGGGGTGTTGGGGCCAGGCCGAATCCCGAATCGGGGAGGCGGCGAGGAAGTGTCTCCTCGCTGTCCGGGACCTCACCTGACGGGCCCAAAGTTGAAGGCGATGAACAGCAGGAAGACCATGACACAGACCACCTTCCTGTTCCCGGCTCCGAACTTCAACTCGCTGTTCTGCAGGGGCCCGGGGGGAGAGCGGGGGCGTGAGACCCCGCCGGGCCACCCCGGGGTGGGTCCCCCCGCGGCGGCCCCCCTCGGCGGTCCCGGCTGACCTCGGCCAGGAGCCCCTCGAGGCGTCGGCGCAGGGCGGCGTTCTCCCTGCGCAGCTGCTGGTTGTCGGCCAGGACGGCCTGGAGccgggcctccaggccctgcacGTACTCCTTCTTCTTCCGCCGGGACTGGCAGGCCGACTCGCGGTTCTTGATCATCCGTTGCTGCCGCTTCAGCAGCTTCACCTGCAGACCCAAGGccggaggcggggcggggggaagggggttcACACCgcgcccccaccccttctcctcccatcccgGGACGCCACTCTGGCCCACCCGCGGCAGCCgccgctctccctctctttcactcagctgcgtttattcattcattcgatcgtctttattgagcgctcactgtgtgcggagcaccggactaagcgcttgggaagtacaagctggcaacatctagagacggtccctgcccaacagagggctcacagtctagaagggggagacgacagacaaaacaaaacatattaacaaagtaaaataaatagaatatgtacaaataaaatagagtaataaatatgtatatacaggtgctgtggggaggggaaggaggtaaggcgggggggatggggagaggaaggagggggctcagtctgggaaggcctcttggaggaggtgagctctcagtagggctttgaagggagcgcttactgcatgcggagctcTCCAGATGGAGCAGAGAGGGTCTCCCGCTTTCCGCTCCGAGCCCCTGCTCAATCTCGGTTCCCAGAAACCTCACCAGTCTCTGCCCTTCCTCAgctgtagaggaggaggagggcggctggCCCGCCCCAAGAACGCTGGAGGATCGCCACCCCCCCCCCGACCTATTCACCTAGCTCGGGGTCCACGCTGCCCCCCAAATCCTCTGCTACCCCAGCTTCTCCTCTTCTGGTTCCCGCgtacccctccacccctcctcctttcttcttctgccttctcctcGGCTGGGGGACACCATGTCAGGCCGGCAGCGCCGCCCCGAGAAGAGGGGGCCGTGGGGGTGGGCGGCTGGGGGTGCACAGGCCggcggaggggttggggggggttctCGGGCAGGGCCCTCACACCTCACCCCGCCTCGGGACCCCTCCCAGAGGGAAACACTGGAACGGGATGCCAGCCACTCATACGGTGATGTCATCTGGAGCCCGGACAATCATACGGGAGGAATTGGGCGAGGCCGGTGAGGAGGGGGGGAGTCCCTGCCGGCTTCCGGAGGGAGCGGCGGGGTTGGCCCCGGGAAGGCCGAGAGGGTCAGCTGGGGGAGCGGAGCGGCGGACGGGCTTCCCAGGAGAGCTGCTTAGGCCGGTCGAGccggtgaggggtggggagggtggggggagccgGGGACCCCCGCGTTTAAGTTAAgaacaagtcccacagctgagggAGGCGGTTCCTGCTGGGCCTGGTCTGAGACTCCGCCAGTATCAGTCAACTGttctggaagggggaggaaccTTACAAGCAGTCAGGCCAACCCTGTATCTTTTGTGGGGGCGGgggtcccactcccttctgcgtcgccctgacttgctcccctttattcatccccccccccgcccagccccacagcacatatgtccacatgcatcatttttttatttctattcatatccatctccctctctagactgtaagctcactgtgggcagggaatgtgtctgttatagcgttatatcggactctcccacatgctcagtccggtgctctgcacataggaagcgctcaccaAACACGACTGACTCGCGACCGACCCGACCGCGCCCCGGACTCACATCCACCTcaggggggcagggggtcccAGCCGTGGGCGCCGGGACGATGCTCTTCCTCTCGGGCCTCGGGGCGGGCGGGGCCGGACCCTCCACCGGGGAGGCCTGAACGCACACGGGCCCGTGAAGCAGGACGACAGGGGGTCCCGGGGGGactggtggggaggaagggaggggagggggggaggcttAGCCCCCTGCCCTTTAACCCCCTCCCCTCTGGGAAGGCCCCGTCTCCTGGGCTCCAGACCCCCAGAGATCGCCGACACCTCCCGGGGCAGAGGATTCCAGGGAACCCTTCCCGCTgatcccagccccctcc is part of the Tachyglossus aculeatus isolate mTacAcu1 chromosome Y4, mTacAcu1.pri, whole genome shotgun sequence genome and harbors:
- the ATF6B gene encoding cyclic AMP-dependent transcription factor ATF-6 beta: MAAELLLLSDIADPARFFADNLLSAEDWDSSLYTCLDGGSEEQAQLFRCLDLDVPLDSGSLDLGMDISPPEPPWDPLPIFPDLQVKSEPSSPCSSSSSSSSSSLSSESSLSTEPPSLAPSAEETSAVKAEALCLLGGDLTLPPGFVQITVGSSPEDPSDADAKSEPASPSSPLSSSHTILAAESPGQTLGVKEVLGFKKESQAPQLCLLGDVLPPAFGSVQISVGPLPEGPSGQAQPQRKPLLQPKPVVVTSVPLAGSASSPSPAVLLQPLAQPPPVPPGPPVVLLHGPVCVQASPVEGPAPPAPRPERKSIVPAPTAGTPCPPEVKLLKRQQRMIKNRESACQSRRKKKEYVQGLEARLQAVLADNQQLRRENAALRRRLEGLLAENSELKFGAGNRKVVCVMVFLLFIAFNFGPVSITDSPSAPTSLREKGVEPRPRRHLLEFSGDPPREVPPALEEPRPSTPSRPRFRNLTAYPGGMKELLLRDLDQLFLSPDCRHFNRTESLRLADELSGWVQRHQSGRKRSPQPRRARERQKAQLRMKSPPARTVPPHPPGPPERESLSQLQLYRHPKHSEPEFLDAIDRREDTFYVVSFRRDHLLLPAISHNKTSRPKMSLVMPAMAPNETLSGRGPGDYEVMMQIECEVMDTRVIHIKSSTVPPSLRPAPGNATRDPLPPPAPARRPPLHRPLYLGQP